One Aphidius gifuensis isolate YNYX2018 linkage group LG3, ASM1490517v1, whole genome shotgun sequence DNA window includes the following coding sequences:
- the LOC122851686 gene encoding CREB-regulated transcription coactivator 1-like isoform X12, whose product MANPRKFSEKIALLNQKQAEETAAFEAIMREVSDVTSRVASAGSSVGASPTGTCGVIEAPLSVKSAGASPPQSSDSKHLHINLGNQFRGGGSLPNVNNRDTTNDSTSNTDVIHSIDLKTALSNLEEMQQNPMMYRNNERSRSPGVGPMRSRPIEKRYDTSPYSGTSYLSPPLPDTWRRTNSDSALHQSANEACQSTSQISHRRGSDADAYAHVIGNISGDNRDGHHNFIERPRSSCEMPRVPGIHIYPSSQPPGPQTPIGNNTGSLPDLSNVHFPSPLHIPLDQEDHSSSTQYSNGITLENSTSTSQQDLQNYGQTSAHPPSSHSPVQYIYQQPHSPVQPQSPSPQPQQQQQHQQQQQQQQQQHQQQQQQQQQQQQQQQQHQINSLGSYRSSQQINRPSPQSSPGLTVQGSPLSYNSNNASAPPSPTRGYNSEQQNLETDNADQANFFLQTALEQFNMMDLTTVDPSTISSFIGSSNDTSNYSQNDMINVGGELGSDAGYFSTSPQIAYQPRTPTTAQQLTPQTPTIILTDFSGTEDLTSQEFVKDLGTISGDFDTDLFTSDDVLRQGLGPIDLDGLQMLTDPDMVITDTNAEDHFRLDRL is encoded by the exons ATGGCGAATCCACGTAAATTCAGTGAAAAAATTGCCCTTCTTAACCAAAAACAGGCTGAAGAAACTGCTGCCTTTGAGGCAATTATGCGTGAAGTATCAGATGTAACAAGCAGa GTGGCGTCAGCAGGAAGTTCAGTTGGGGCAAGTCCCACTGGTACCTGTGGTGTCATTGAGGCCCCATTATCAGTCAAAAGTGCTGGTGCAAGTCCTCCACAATCAAGTGACAGCAAACATCTTCATATTAACCTTGGCAATCAATTCAGGGGTGGTGGTTCATTGCCAAATGTTAACAATCGAGATACAACAAATGATTCTACTTCAAATACTGATGTAATTCATTCTATTGATCTTAAG acTGCATTGAGTAATCTTGAAGAAATGCAACAAAATCCAATGATGTATAGAAATAATGAAAGAAGTAGAAGTCCAGGTGTTGGTCCAATGAGATCAAGACCAATTGAAAAAAGATATGATACATCACCATACAGTGGTACATCTTATTTATCACCACCATTACCAGATACATGGAGACGAACAAATTCTGATTCAGCATTACATCAAAGTGCAAATGAAGCATGTCAATCAACATCACAAATTTCTCATCGACGAGGTAGCGATGCAGATGCAT ATGCACATGTTATTGGAAATATATCTGGTGATAATAGAGATGGacatcataattttattgaacgTCCAAGGTCTTCCTGTGAAATGCCAAGAGTACCTGGAATAca tatatatcCAAGTTCACAACCACCTGGACCACAAACACCAATTGGTAATAACACAGGATCATTGCCTGATTTAAGCAATGTTCATTTTCCATCACCACTACACATACCATTGGATCAAGAAGATCATTCAAGTAGTACGCAGTATAGTAAc ggTATTACATTGGAAAATAGCACAAGTACTTCACAACAGGATCTTCAAAATTATGGACAAACGTCTGCTCATCCACCATCATCACATAGTCCAGTTCagtatatttatcaacagcCACATAGTCCAGTTCAGCCACAAAGTCCT tCACCACAAcctcaacaacagcaacagcaccaacaacagcagcaacaacagcagcaacagcatcaacaacaacagcagcaacagcagcagcaacaacaacaacagcaacaacatcaaataaattctttAGGTTCTTATAGAAGTTCACAACAAATTAATAGACCATCTCCTCAATCTTCACCTGGTTTAACAGTTCAa gGAAGTCCACTGAGTTATAATAGCAACAATGCATCAGCACCACCAAGTCCAACGAGAGGATATAATTCAGaacaacaaaatttagaaACTGATAATGCTGATcaagcaaatttttttcttcaaacagCACTTGAACAATTCAACATG atGGATTTAACGACGGTGGATCCAAGTACCATTTCTTCATTCATTGGATCTTCAAATGATACTTCCAATTATTCacag AATGACATGATAAATGTTGGTGGTGAATTAGGAAGTGATGCTGGTTATTTTAGTACGAGTCCTCAAATTGCATACCAACCAAGGACACCAACAACAGCACAACAATTAACTCCTCAAACTCCGACGATCATCTTGACTG ATTTTTCAGGCACTGAAGATTTAACGAGTCAAGAATTTGTTAAAGATCTTGGAACAATTTCTGGTGATTTTGATACAGATTTATTTACCTCTGACGATGTCCTGAGACAGGGCCTTGGTCCAATTGACCTTGACGGTCTACAAATGCTCACTGATCCTGACATGGTGATAACAGACACCAATGCTGAAGATCATTTTAGATTAGATcgtctttaa
- the LOC122851686 gene encoding CREB-regulated transcription coactivator 1-like isoform X1 codes for MANPRKFSEKIALLNQKQAEETAAFEAIMREVSDVTSRVASAGSSVGASPTGTCGVIEAPLSVKSAGASPPQSSDSKHLHINLGNQFRGGGSLPNVNNRDTTNDSTSNTDVIHSIDLKTALSNLEEMQQNPMMYRNNERSRSPGVGPMRSRPIEKRYDTSPYSGTSYLSPPLPDTWRRTNSDSALHQSANEACQSTSQISHRRGSDADAYAHVIGNISGDNRDGHHNFIERPRSSCEMPRVPGIHIYPSSQPPGPQTPIGNNTGSLPDLSNVHFPSPLHIPLDQEDHSSSTQYSNSPQTGSPTTLSPTSLAQAGRLSFSQEHSPPGAQVNILENHLSVPVNSRYLHTHKGITLENSTSTSQQDLQNYGQTSAHPPSSHSPVQYIYQQPHSPVQPQSPSPQPQQQQQHQQQQQQQQQQHQQQQQQQQQQQQQQQQHQINSLGSYRSSQQINRPSPQSSPGLTVQGSPLSYNSNNASAPPSPTRGYNSEQQNLETDNADQANFFLQTALEQFNMGVEIDWTQIVQQLMDCGWTTQMDLTTVDPSTISSFIGSSNDTSNYSQNDMINVGGELGSDAGYFSTSPQIAYQPRTPTTAQQLTPQTPTIILTDFSGTEDLTSQEFVKDLGTISGDFDTDLFTSDDVLRQGLGPIDLDGLQMLTDPDMVITDTNAEDHFRLDRL; via the exons ATGGCGAATCCACGTAAATTCAGTGAAAAAATTGCCCTTCTTAACCAAAAACAGGCTGAAGAAACTGCTGCCTTTGAGGCAATTATGCGTGAAGTATCAGATGTAACAAGCAGa GTGGCGTCAGCAGGAAGTTCAGTTGGGGCAAGTCCCACTGGTACCTGTGGTGTCATTGAGGCCCCATTATCAGTCAAAAGTGCTGGTGCAAGTCCTCCACAATCAAGTGACAGCAAACATCTTCATATTAACCTTGGCAATCAATTCAGGGGTGGTGGTTCATTGCCAAATGTTAACAATCGAGATACAACAAATGATTCTACTTCAAATACTGATGTAATTCATTCTATTGATCTTAAG acTGCATTGAGTAATCTTGAAGAAATGCAACAAAATCCAATGATGTATAGAAATAATGAAAGAAGTAGAAGTCCAGGTGTTGGTCCAATGAGATCAAGACCAATTGAAAAAAGATATGATACATCACCATACAGTGGTACATCTTATTTATCACCACCATTACCAGATACATGGAGACGAACAAATTCTGATTCAGCATTACATCAAAGTGCAAATGAAGCATGTCAATCAACATCACAAATTTCTCATCGACGAGGTAGCGATGCAGATGCAT ATGCACATGTTATTGGAAATATATCTGGTGATAATAGAGATGGacatcataattttattgaacgTCCAAGGTCTTCCTGTGAAATGCCAAGAGTACCTGGAATAca tatatatcCAAGTTCACAACCACCTGGACCACAAACACCAATTGGTAATAACACAGGATCATTGCCTGATTTAAGCAATGTTCATTTTCCATCACCACTACACATACCATTGGATCAAGAAGATCATTCAAGTAGTACGCAGTATAGTAAc AGTCCTCAAACGGGCAGTCCTACGACTCTATCACCTACCAGTTTGGCACAAGCTGGAAGGTTATCCTTTTCACAGGAACACAGTCCACCAGGCGCCCAAGTAAATATCCTTGAG AATCATTTATCAGTGCCTGTTAACTCTAGGTATCTACATACGCATAAG ggTATTACATTGGAAAATAGCACAAGTACTTCACAACAGGATCTTCAAAATTATGGACAAACGTCTGCTCATCCACCATCATCACATAGTCCAGTTCagtatatttatcaacagcCACATAGTCCAGTTCAGCCACAAAGTCCT tCACCACAAcctcaacaacagcaacagcaccaacaacagcagcaacaacagcagcaacagcatcaacaacaacagcagcaacagcagcagcaacaacaacaacagcaacaacatcaaataaattctttAGGTTCTTATAGAAGTTCACAACAAATTAATAGACCATCTCCTCAATCTTCACCTGGTTTAACAGTTCAa gGAAGTCCACTGAGTTATAATAGCAACAATGCATCAGCACCACCAAGTCCAACGAGAGGATATAATTCAGaacaacaaaatttagaaACTGATAATGCTGATcaagcaaatttttttcttcaaacagCACTTGAACAATTCAACATG GGAGTG gaaatt GACTGGACTCAAATTGTTCAGCAACTTATGGACTGTGGTTGGACTACGCAG atGGATTTAACGACGGTGGATCCAAGTACCATTTCTTCATTCATTGGATCTTCAAATGATACTTCCAATTATTCacag AATGACATGATAAATGTTGGTGGTGAATTAGGAAGTGATGCTGGTTATTTTAGTACGAGTCCTCAAATTGCATACCAACCAAGGACACCAACAACAGCACAACAATTAACTCCTCAAACTCCGACGATCATCTTGACTG ATTTTTCAGGCACTGAAGATTTAACGAGTCAAGAATTTGTTAAAGATCTTGGAACAATTTCTGGTGATTTTGATACAGATTTATTTACCTCTGACGATGTCCTGAGACAGGGCCTTGGTCCAATTGACCTTGACGGTCTACAAATGCTCACTGATCCTGACATGGTGATAACAGACACCAATGCTGAAGATCATTTTAGATTAGATcgtctttaa
- the LOC122851686 gene encoding CREB-regulated transcription coactivator 1-like isoform X3, producing the protein MANPRKFSEKIALLNQKQAEETAAFEAIMREVSDVTSRVASAGSSVGASPTGTCGVIEAPLSVKSAGASPPQSSDSKHLHINLGNQFRGGGSLPNVNNRDTTNDSTSNTDVIHSIDLKTALSNLEEMQQNPMMYRNNERSRSPGVGPMRSRPIEKRYDTSPYSGTSYLSPPLPDTWRRTNSDSALHQSANEACQSTSQISHRRDAHVIGNISGDNRDGHHNFIERPRSSCEMPRVPGIHIYPSSQPPGPQTPIGNNTGSLPDLSNVHFPSPLHIPLDQEDHSSSTQYSNSPQTGSPTTLSPTSLAQAGRLSFSQEHSPPGAQVNILENHLSVPVNSRYLHTHKGITLENSTSTSQQDLQNYGQTSAHPPSSHSPVQYIYQQPHSPVQPQSPSPQPQQQQQHQQQQQQQQQQHQQQQQQQQQQQQQQQQHQINSLGSYRSSQQINRPSPQSSPGLTVQGSPLSYNSNNASAPPSPTRGYNSEQQNLETDNADQANFFLQTALEQFNMGVEIDWTQIVQQLMDCGWTTQMDLTTVDPSTISSFIGSSNDTSNYSQNDMINVGGELGSDAGYFSTSPQIAYQPRTPTTAQQLTPQTPTIILTDFSGTEDLTSQEFVKDLGTISGDFDTDLFTSDDVLRQGLGPIDLDGLQMLTDPDMVITDTNAEDHFRLDRL; encoded by the exons ATGGCGAATCCACGTAAATTCAGTGAAAAAATTGCCCTTCTTAACCAAAAACAGGCTGAAGAAACTGCTGCCTTTGAGGCAATTATGCGTGAAGTATCAGATGTAACAAGCAGa GTGGCGTCAGCAGGAAGTTCAGTTGGGGCAAGTCCCACTGGTACCTGTGGTGTCATTGAGGCCCCATTATCAGTCAAAAGTGCTGGTGCAAGTCCTCCACAATCAAGTGACAGCAAACATCTTCATATTAACCTTGGCAATCAATTCAGGGGTGGTGGTTCATTGCCAAATGTTAACAATCGAGATACAACAAATGATTCTACTTCAAATACTGATGTAATTCATTCTATTGATCTTAAG acTGCATTGAGTAATCTTGAAGAAATGCAACAAAATCCAATGATGTATAGAAATAATGAAAGAAGTAGAAGTCCAGGTGTTGGTCCAATGAGATCAAGACCAATTGAAAAAAGATATGATACATCACCATACAGTGGTACATCTTATTTATCACCACCATTACCAGATACATGGAGACGAACAAATTCTGATTCAGCATTACATCAAAGTGCAAATGAAGCATGTCAATCAACATCACAAATTTCTCATCGACGAG ATGCACATGTTATTGGAAATATATCTGGTGATAATAGAGATGGacatcataattttattgaacgTCCAAGGTCTTCCTGTGAAATGCCAAGAGTACCTGGAATAca tatatatcCAAGTTCACAACCACCTGGACCACAAACACCAATTGGTAATAACACAGGATCATTGCCTGATTTAAGCAATGTTCATTTTCCATCACCACTACACATACCATTGGATCAAGAAGATCATTCAAGTAGTACGCAGTATAGTAAc AGTCCTCAAACGGGCAGTCCTACGACTCTATCACCTACCAGTTTGGCACAAGCTGGAAGGTTATCCTTTTCACAGGAACACAGTCCACCAGGCGCCCAAGTAAATATCCTTGAG AATCATTTATCAGTGCCTGTTAACTCTAGGTATCTACATACGCATAAG ggTATTACATTGGAAAATAGCACAAGTACTTCACAACAGGATCTTCAAAATTATGGACAAACGTCTGCTCATCCACCATCATCACATAGTCCAGTTCagtatatttatcaacagcCACATAGTCCAGTTCAGCCACAAAGTCCT tCACCACAAcctcaacaacagcaacagcaccaacaacagcagcaacaacagcagcaacagcatcaacaacaacagcagcaacagcagcagcaacaacaacaacagcaacaacatcaaataaattctttAGGTTCTTATAGAAGTTCACAACAAATTAATAGACCATCTCCTCAATCTTCACCTGGTTTAACAGTTCAa gGAAGTCCACTGAGTTATAATAGCAACAATGCATCAGCACCACCAAGTCCAACGAGAGGATATAATTCAGaacaacaaaatttagaaACTGATAATGCTGATcaagcaaatttttttcttcaaacagCACTTGAACAATTCAACATG GGAGTG gaaatt GACTGGACTCAAATTGTTCAGCAACTTATGGACTGTGGTTGGACTACGCAG atGGATTTAACGACGGTGGATCCAAGTACCATTTCTTCATTCATTGGATCTTCAAATGATACTTCCAATTATTCacag AATGACATGATAAATGTTGGTGGTGAATTAGGAAGTGATGCTGGTTATTTTAGTACGAGTCCTCAAATTGCATACCAACCAAGGACACCAACAACAGCACAACAATTAACTCCTCAAACTCCGACGATCATCTTGACTG ATTTTTCAGGCACTGAAGATTTAACGAGTCAAGAATTTGTTAAAGATCTTGGAACAATTTCTGGTGATTTTGATACAGATTTATTTACCTCTGACGATGTCCTGAGACAGGGCCTTGGTCCAATTGACCTTGACGGTCTACAAATGCTCACTGATCCTGACATGGTGATAACAGACACCAATGCTGAAGATCATTTTAGATTAGATcgtctttaa
- the LOC122851686 gene encoding CREB-regulated transcription coactivator 1-like isoform X15 — MANPRKFSEKIALLNQKQAEETAAFEAIMREVSDVTSRTALSNLEEMQQNPMMYRNNERSRSPGVGPMRSRPIEKRYDTSPYSGTSYLSPPLPDTWRRTNSDSALHQSANEACQSTSQISHRRGSDADAYAHVIGNISGDNRDGHHNFIERPRSSCEMPRVPGIHIYPSSQPPGPQTPIGNNTGSLPDLSNVHFPSPLHIPLDQEDHSSSTQYSNNHLSVPVNSRYLHTHKGITLENSTSTSQQDLQNYGQTSAHPPSSHSPVQYIYQQPHSPVQPQSPSPQPQQQQQHQQQQQQQQQQHQQQQQQQQQQQQQQQQHQINSLGSYRSSQQINRPSPQSSPGLTVQGSPLSYNSNNASAPPSPTRGYNSEQQNLETDNADQANFFLQTALEQFNMMDLTTVDPSTISSFIGSSNDTSNYSQNDMINVGGELGSDAGYFSTSPQIAYQPRTPTTAQQLTPQTPTIILTDFSGTEDLTSQEFVKDLGTISGDFDTDLFTSDDVLRQGLGPIDLDGLQMLTDPDMVITDTNAEDHFRLDRL, encoded by the exons ATGGCGAATCCACGTAAATTCAGTGAAAAAATTGCCCTTCTTAACCAAAAACAGGCTGAAGAAACTGCTGCCTTTGAGGCAATTATGCGTGAAGTATCAGATGTAACAAGCAGa acTGCATTGAGTAATCTTGAAGAAATGCAACAAAATCCAATGATGTATAGAAATAATGAAAGAAGTAGAAGTCCAGGTGTTGGTCCAATGAGATCAAGACCAATTGAAAAAAGATATGATACATCACCATACAGTGGTACATCTTATTTATCACCACCATTACCAGATACATGGAGACGAACAAATTCTGATTCAGCATTACATCAAAGTGCAAATGAAGCATGTCAATCAACATCACAAATTTCTCATCGACGAGGTAGCGATGCAGATGCAT ATGCACATGTTATTGGAAATATATCTGGTGATAATAGAGATGGacatcataattttattgaacgTCCAAGGTCTTCCTGTGAAATGCCAAGAGTACCTGGAATAca tatatatcCAAGTTCACAACCACCTGGACCACAAACACCAATTGGTAATAACACAGGATCATTGCCTGATTTAAGCAATGTTCATTTTCCATCACCACTACACATACCATTGGATCAAGAAGATCATTCAAGTAGTACGCAGTATAGTAAc AATCATTTATCAGTGCCTGTTAACTCTAGGTATCTACATACGCATAAG ggTATTACATTGGAAAATAGCACAAGTACTTCACAACAGGATCTTCAAAATTATGGACAAACGTCTGCTCATCCACCATCATCACATAGTCCAGTTCagtatatttatcaacagcCACATAGTCCAGTTCAGCCACAAAGTCCT tCACCACAAcctcaacaacagcaacagcaccaacaacagcagcaacaacagcagcaacagcatcaacaacaacagcagcaacagcagcagcaacaacaacaacagcaacaacatcaaataaattctttAGGTTCTTATAGAAGTTCACAACAAATTAATAGACCATCTCCTCAATCTTCACCTGGTTTAACAGTTCAa gGAAGTCCACTGAGTTATAATAGCAACAATGCATCAGCACCACCAAGTCCAACGAGAGGATATAATTCAGaacaacaaaatttagaaACTGATAATGCTGATcaagcaaatttttttcttcaaacagCACTTGAACAATTCAACATG atGGATTTAACGACGGTGGATCCAAGTACCATTTCTTCATTCATTGGATCTTCAAATGATACTTCCAATTATTCacag AATGACATGATAAATGTTGGTGGTGAATTAGGAAGTGATGCTGGTTATTTTAGTACGAGTCCTCAAATTGCATACCAACCAAGGACACCAACAACAGCACAACAATTAACTCCTCAAACTCCGACGATCATCTTGACTG ATTTTTCAGGCACTGAAGATTTAACGAGTCAAGAATTTGTTAAAGATCTTGGAACAATTTCTGGTGATTTTGATACAGATTTATTTACCTCTGACGATGTCCTGAGACAGGGCCTTGGTCCAATTGACCTTGACGGTCTACAAATGCTCACTGATCCTGACATGGTGATAACAGACACCAATGCTGAAGATCATTTTAGATTAGATcgtctttaa
- the LOC122851686 gene encoding CREB-regulated transcription coactivator 1-like isoform X8, translating into MANPRKFSEKIALLNQKQAEETAAFEAIMREVSDVTSRVASAGSSVGASPTGTCGVIEAPLSVKSAGASPPQSSDSKHLHINLGNQFRGGGSLPNVNNRDTTNDSTSNTDVIHSIDLKTALSNLEEMQQNPMMYRNNERSRSPGVGPMRSRPIEKRYDTSPYSGTSYLSPPLPDTWRRTNSDSALHQSANEACQSTSQISHRRGSDADAYAHVIGNISGDNRDGHHNFIERPRSSCEMPRVPGIHIYPSSQPPGPQTPIGNNTGSLPDLSNVHFPSPLHIPLDQEDHSSSTQYSNNHLSVPVNSRYLHTHKGITLENSTSTSQQDLQNYGQTSAHPPSSHSPVQYIYQQPHSPVQPQSPSPQPQQQQQHQQQQQQQQQQHQQQQQQQQQQQQQQQQHQINSLGSYRSSQQINRPSPQSSPGLTVQGSPLSYNSNNASAPPSPTRGYNSEQQNLETDNADQANFFLQTALEQFNMGVEIDWTQIVQQLMDCGWTTQMDLTTVDPSTISSFIGSSNDTSNYSQNDMINVGGELGSDAGYFSTSPQIAYQPRTPTTAQQLTPQTPTIILTDFSGTEDLTSQEFVKDLGTISGDFDTDLFTSDDVLRQGLGPIDLDGLQMLTDPDMVITDTNAEDHFRLDRL; encoded by the exons ATGGCGAATCCACGTAAATTCAGTGAAAAAATTGCCCTTCTTAACCAAAAACAGGCTGAAGAAACTGCTGCCTTTGAGGCAATTATGCGTGAAGTATCAGATGTAACAAGCAGa GTGGCGTCAGCAGGAAGTTCAGTTGGGGCAAGTCCCACTGGTACCTGTGGTGTCATTGAGGCCCCATTATCAGTCAAAAGTGCTGGTGCAAGTCCTCCACAATCAAGTGACAGCAAACATCTTCATATTAACCTTGGCAATCAATTCAGGGGTGGTGGTTCATTGCCAAATGTTAACAATCGAGATACAACAAATGATTCTACTTCAAATACTGATGTAATTCATTCTATTGATCTTAAG acTGCATTGAGTAATCTTGAAGAAATGCAACAAAATCCAATGATGTATAGAAATAATGAAAGAAGTAGAAGTCCAGGTGTTGGTCCAATGAGATCAAGACCAATTGAAAAAAGATATGATACATCACCATACAGTGGTACATCTTATTTATCACCACCATTACCAGATACATGGAGACGAACAAATTCTGATTCAGCATTACATCAAAGTGCAAATGAAGCATGTCAATCAACATCACAAATTTCTCATCGACGAGGTAGCGATGCAGATGCAT ATGCACATGTTATTGGAAATATATCTGGTGATAATAGAGATGGacatcataattttattgaacgTCCAAGGTCTTCCTGTGAAATGCCAAGAGTACCTGGAATAca tatatatcCAAGTTCACAACCACCTGGACCACAAACACCAATTGGTAATAACACAGGATCATTGCCTGATTTAAGCAATGTTCATTTTCCATCACCACTACACATACCATTGGATCAAGAAGATCATTCAAGTAGTACGCAGTATAGTAAc AATCATTTATCAGTGCCTGTTAACTCTAGGTATCTACATACGCATAAG ggTATTACATTGGAAAATAGCACAAGTACTTCACAACAGGATCTTCAAAATTATGGACAAACGTCTGCTCATCCACCATCATCACATAGTCCAGTTCagtatatttatcaacagcCACATAGTCCAGTTCAGCCACAAAGTCCT tCACCACAAcctcaacaacagcaacagcaccaacaacagcagcaacaacagcagcaacagcatcaacaacaacagcagcaacagcagcagcaacaacaacaacagcaacaacatcaaataaattctttAGGTTCTTATAGAAGTTCACAACAAATTAATAGACCATCTCCTCAATCTTCACCTGGTTTAACAGTTCAa gGAAGTCCACTGAGTTATAATAGCAACAATGCATCAGCACCACCAAGTCCAACGAGAGGATATAATTCAGaacaacaaaatttagaaACTGATAATGCTGATcaagcaaatttttttcttcaaacagCACTTGAACAATTCAACATG GGAGTG gaaatt GACTGGACTCAAATTGTTCAGCAACTTATGGACTGTGGTTGGACTACGCAG atGGATTTAACGACGGTGGATCCAAGTACCATTTCTTCATTCATTGGATCTTCAAATGATACTTCCAATTATTCacag AATGACATGATAAATGTTGGTGGTGAATTAGGAAGTGATGCTGGTTATTTTAGTACGAGTCCTCAAATTGCATACCAACCAAGGACACCAACAACAGCACAACAATTAACTCCTCAAACTCCGACGATCATCTTGACTG ATTTTTCAGGCACTGAAGATTTAACGAGTCAAGAATTTGTTAAAGATCTTGGAACAATTTCTGGTGATTTTGATACAGATTTATTTACCTCTGACGATGTCCTGAGACAGGGCCTTGGTCCAATTGACCTTGACGGTCTACAAATGCTCACTGATCCTGACATGGTGATAACAGACACCAATGCTGAAGATCATTTTAGATTAGATcgtctttaa